The DNA segment CGAGTCATTCGAAAAGGACACTTTGCAGAACATTATTACATACATGCATCCGAACATATCTTATCCTCACAAGTGATCGGAATTAATGATCGAGTGATCGTCCGGAGTATCGGTTTCTGATTGTCTCCGTTTTCGTGGCAGCTTACACCAGCGCGAGAAATGACTCGAGTTATTCGAAAAGGACACAAAGCATTTTTCACCGATACGGGATTTAGCCCTCTCAACAACCTTTTCTGGGGGAAACACTTCGTATTGCGGCGGCCCGTATTGTAGTACTCTGCAACTGCCGTCGAACCGTATGGTTATCGTTTCTTCTATTATCGTTCTGAACCTGCGAAACCCAAAGTCAGCGTAATGCACAATAGTTAGTCTGACTGATGTTTTGCAAGCGCCCTTAGTTTCCAAAACAACTGCATCGTGCGGTAATTTATAGTACAAATATCTGATGACGTCACCAGCCTTTACGTCATCTACTAATTTAATCGGTGTAATGCTTACGCACAGGAGACGTTTGTTAATCTCATAACATCTTCcgcatatatatttcatttcgaATAGTTTCTCATTGCGCATTCTTTCATCGCTTATTCCATCAAAATCCACCATCCGAACTTTCACTACTTGTATGCTGAATGCCTTGTCGGTAACGCATCTCGTCGCAAAATgttcacaattatttttaaaaatattgtagtTAAAATCACGTGTTTCCGTTTGCTTTAGATAATATGCCTTCGCCCGCCTTGCTACCTCTGCCTTTGTAAACACGCGattttgataaacaacaacattaattctATCGTTTACGAAATCAAGCGTCTTCAAATTTTCCTCGATAAAAGCTTTACCCCAGAAAGAAGACCCTGCCCCTGCACGTGCTTTCGTTGCTTCAATGATTTTGATCTTTTTTGTACCTAGCTTTTCTGTCACAATCCCGTGGTGATCATACATTCTTCTAGAAAAAGTAATATGATCACCGACATCAATTTCATCATGTGAGATAACGGGCACAGCTTTGATACATTCTACACACTTTTCGAACTCTGCAGATCCTTTAACCTCATCACCAGTTGAATCTGTATGTACTGGTCCACGAGTATTACCAGTGTCCCGTTTTCTGTTGCGGCGTATCGAAGTCATACTTATGGGTCTTTGTTCAAGTGTATTCGTGAATTCTGGTCTTGTAAACGCCGGATTATCATGGTTTAGATGGTAAACCCCCCGTTTGCCGAATAATTTACCTGaagtatatttgaaaacaaaactaaaactaCATTCTGGAAGCGCAttcaaaagcattaaaattaaacatttcagtTGAACGGGCCCTCGACCCCTTGTGTAAAAGGCCTCTTGTACTTATAACACAAAACCAATCTTACGCATTTTAGATTTTCGTACCCATATCTTAAGTTTTGGACTGATATGATATGATTACGAGCGTAGGTTCCCCGTTGTCCGTCGGTGTAGTATATGTTTCAACAAAAGTACATGTTCCTGTTGCTCATTTCTGTGATGTACAATAGAATTAATGTCTCTTGTTCCCGTTTCTTAGCGCCAGGCACAGCTGGACTGGATAACAGGTTCTGCAAATATATATCCTGAGGATTACTAATCATATTGCTTAAAATCtacaatgaaatatacaattttagGACAAATTAATGTCGTGGAATGTGGATGTTTTCGTTCTGTTTTGGAAATGTTCTTTGTTACAATAGACGTTTAAACATTGCGAACAATAGATGAAATGACCTGTAATGCCAATCAAGGATTTTTGCGTAATATTATTCCACTTAACGATTTAAAATAGTctactataaaaaaaattcatgtcATTATAGACAAATATGCGATTCTTTGATTTAACTGCCACGGTCTGTGTTGTTCTGACGAAGGATTCGATCAGAAGTGTAAACGATATACAGATTATGTTATCAATAGCATTTAATGAACAATTGCTCCCAGGACTGAACCGAAACAATCATAACAAAACTTTATGTTACTAAacttaaaaaagttatttaatcaAATTCCTTCGGTATGTTTTGAagaattttttattaaatacagagTTGCAATTGTCTTGATTTAAAACGAAGCCAAAGTTCTTTTGCTAAGAAATGCCACAGACCCAATGCCGACAAATACAATGCAACAAAAACAGCGATTTAACTTTTTCGTTAAATTCAGCATGCAAAAAGAAAGTCAATTTATGAATACGGCTCCCGGTATTAAATTCAGAGTCACTGTTTGTGCAAattatataaagataaatattcaatttagaaattggtttaacatatttttatgatacgTGTAAATATATAGCCAAGCCCAGCATCCACACAATGCGTTTAAACATCATAGTTTGTTATTCTTTGTAGAATGCAAAAACTTAATACGTACGTTTTAAACAAATGTGTCCCTCCAAAATAATACCAATACCGCCGTCAAGCGGTCGTTATGATTGTGAAGTATTGACAAGTAGATAatagttatatgacatgaaattagatcttattgattaaaatatgcgGTGTGAGCGTAGAATACAAGCTCATTGGCTGAGACAAATTGTCAACGCGAAATCTGACAAATGCTCAATAATTAAGCCAAAACATATTTCGGATATGACATTTCAAGATAATTTGTTTGCTCTTGtatctttaaacaaacattacaaacaattgtgcattatttttatatgtttctgtttaataGCATTGACGTATTTTGATTGACAATTTGTTTGCAAG comes from the Mya arenaria isolate MELC-2E11 chromosome 13, ASM2691426v1 genome and includes:
- the LOC128213705 gene encoding uncharacterized protein LOC128213705 isoform X2, whose amino-acid sequence is MRKLFGKRGVYHLNHDNPAFTRPEFTNTLEQRPISMTSIRRNRKRDTGNTRGPVHTDSTGDEVKGSAEFEKCVECIKAVPVISHDEIDVGDHITFSRRMYDHHGIVTEKLGTKKIKIIEATKARAGAGSSFWGKAFIEENLKTLDFVNDRINVVVYQNRVFTKAEVARRAKAYYLKQTETRDFNYNIFKNNCEHFATRCVTDKAFSIQVVKVRMVDFDGISDERMRNEKLFEMKYICGRCYEINKRLLCVSITPIKLVDDVKAGDVIRYLYYKLPHDAVVLETKGACKTSVRLTIVHYADFGFRRFRTIIEETITIRFDGSCRVLQYGPPQYEVFPPEKVVERAKSRIGEKCFVSFSNNSSHFSRWCKLPRKRRQSETDTPDDHSIINSDHL
- the LOC128213705 gene encoding uncharacterized protein LOC128213705 isoform X1; the encoded protein is MGKLFGKRGVYHLNHDNPAFTRPEFTNTLEQRPISMTSIRRNRKRDTGNTRGPVHTDSTGDEVKGSAEFEKCVECIKAVPVISHDEIDVGDHITFSRRMYDHHGIVTEKLGTKKIKIIEATKARAGAGSSFWGKAFIEENLKTLDFVNDRINVVVYQNRVFTKAEVARRAKAYYLKQTETRDFNYNIFKNNCEHFATRCVTDKAFSIQVVKVRMVDFDGISDERMRNEKLFEMKYICGRCYEINKRLLCVSITPIKLVDDVKAGDVIRYLYYKLPHDAVVLETKGACKTSVRLTIVHYADFGFRRFRTIIEETITIRFDGSCRVLQYGPPQYEVFPPEKVVERAKSRIGEKCFVSFSNNSSHFSRWCKLPRKRRQSETDTPDDHSIINSDHL